Proteins co-encoded in one Natronorubrum daqingense genomic window:
- a CDS encoding acyl-CoA mutase large subunit family protein: protein MFDPDDLEEIRAGKAEWHEEEVEPTVDRFGERKETFTTDTGGQTVDRLYTPADISDVDYQEDLGYPGEPPYTRGVYSTGYRGRLWTMRQYAGFSTPEDTNERYHYLLDQGQTGLSMAFDLPTQMGHDSDASMSAGEIGKAGVAIDSLADMETVFDGIPLDEVSTSMTINAPASVLLAMYIAVGDQQGVDREQLRGTIQNDILKEYIARNTYIYPPESSMRIITDIFEFCASETPKFNTISISGYHIREAGSTAAQELAFTLGDGIEYVETAIEAGLDVDDFAPQLSFFFNGHNNIFEEVAKFRAARRMWHDIIDERFDANDPKSKQLKFHTQTAGSMLTAQQIENNVVRVAYQALAAVLGGTQSLHTNGKDEALALPTEESVRTALRTQQILAHESGAADTIDPLAGSYYVESLTDDVEEEAYEILEEVDERGGMREAIEQQWVQRQIQDTSFDRQKEIDSNDRIIVGVNEFEVDEDPEMDVQEITEEDQQRQIDSLESTRADRDDDAVEAKLDALREAAQGEDNLMPYIIDAVKVYATVGEICNVLRDEFGEYQPGSAV from the coding sequence ATGTTCGATCCTGACGATCTCGAGGAAATCCGCGCTGGGAAAGCGGAGTGGCACGAGGAGGAAGTCGAGCCGACGGTGGATCGGTTCGGCGAACGAAAAGAGACGTTTACGACGGATACGGGGGGTCAAACGGTCGATCGACTGTACACGCCAGCGGATATTTCGGACGTGGATTACCAGGAGGATCTGGGCTACCCCGGAGAGCCACCCTACACGCGCGGCGTGTATTCGACGGGGTATCGTGGTCGCCTCTGGACGATGCGTCAGTACGCCGGATTCTCGACGCCTGAGGATACCAACGAGCGCTATCACTACCTGCTCGATCAGGGCCAGACGGGGCTTTCGATGGCGTTCGACTTGCCGACGCAGATGGGCCACGACTCCGACGCGAGCATGTCGGCCGGTGAGATCGGAAAGGCCGGCGTGGCGATCGACTCACTCGCTGACATGGAGACCGTCTTCGACGGCATCCCACTCGACGAAGTGTCGACCTCGATGACGATCAACGCGCCTGCGTCGGTCTTACTCGCGATGTACATCGCCGTGGGTGACCAGCAGGGCGTCGACCGCGAGCAACTGCGCGGAACGATTCAAAACGACATTCTCAAGGAGTACATCGCTCGAAACACCTACATCTACCCGCCGGAGTCGTCGATGCGGATCATCACCGATATCTTCGAATTCTGTGCCTCGGAGACGCCAAAGTTCAACACGATTTCGATTTCGGGCTACCACATCCGAGAGGCGGGATCGACGGCTGCACAGGAACTCGCGTTCACGCTCGGTGACGGTATCGAGTACGTCGAGACGGCGATCGAAGCCGGCCTCGATGTCGACGACTTCGCGCCCCAGCTCTCCTTTTTCTTCAACGGGCACAACAACATCTTCGAGGAGGTTGCGAAGTTCCGCGCCGCTCGCCGAATGTGGCACGACATCATCGACGAGCGCTTCGACGCGAACGACCCCAAATCGAAACAGCTCAAGTTCCACACCCAGACGGCGGGGTCGATGCTCACTGCCCAACAAATCGAGAACAACGTCGTCCGCGTCGCCTATCAGGCACTCGCCGCCGTCCTCGGGGGCACGCAGAGTCTCCACACCAACGGCAAGGACGAGGCCCTCGCGCTGCCGACCGAGGAATCCGTCCGAACGGCCCTGCGAACCCAACAAATCCTCGCCCACGAGTCCGGGGCTGCGGACACGATCGACCCGCTCGCCGGCAGCTACTACGTCGAATCGCTCACCGACGACGTCGAGGAAGAAGCCTACGAGATCCTCGAGGAAGTCGACGAACGCGGCGGCATGCGCGAAGCGATCGAACAACAGTGGGTCCAGCGCCAGATCCAGGACACGTCCTTCGATCGCCAGAAGGAAATCGACTCGAACGACCGCATCATCGTCGGCGTCAACGAGTTCGAAGTCGACGAAGACCCCGAGATGGACGTCCAGGAGATCACCGAAGAAGACCAGCAACGACAGATCGACAGCCTCGAGTCGACCCGCGCGGACCGAGACGACGACGCTGTCGAGGCCAAACTCGACGCACTCCGAGAGGCGGCCCAAGGTGAGGACAACCTGATGCCGTACATCATCGACGCCGTGAAAGTGTACGCGACAGTCGGGGAGATCTGTAACGTGCTCCGAGACGAGTTCGGTGAGTATCAACCGGGAAGCGCGGTCTGA
- a CDS encoding aldehyde ferredoxin oxidoreductase C-terminal domain-containing protein has protein sequence MLHATGPLLTVDVGERRATETAIDDLLADTVGGRATATALAHDRIPFDADPFGPENRAYLSTGPLQQSQMSFTGRMNMTGLSPLTDGLVSTNAGGYLSRNFVATGYSVLEVVGESDELLAIHVTDEGVEFEEVPELEGATVPETSEHVEQGRDLGPEHCIAIGPAGENLVRFASVMTFDSRAFGRGGLGAVLGSKNVKCVTFDGDVENPLEIPNPPEMDVHREAAQSDDLMRRQGTTGNTEFINENFSLPTRYFREYEFEDAADIGGSAVEEKKYKKGACSACAYACKLPTRDEERGVETEGPEFETVYAFGSQQGVGDIVEVMKGNELCDTLGMDTISAGVTVAAYLDSVDEFGNADLAQEITEKIAHRDGIGDTLAEGVARAHEELGVENYTVKGMEFAAHDGRVLHGQGLSYAVANRGADHMYASMLSPEYAGKLDPEGTLGKAETLVDRENHNAFRDTGIVCAFGDDYVTEERLEELFDADYEDLMSVGSRTIERERHFNNQRGFDNDDDGVPYDLPDLEAAIDEYYEARAWSDDGTVPDARMESATDALPSDD, from the coding sequence ATGCTTCACGCGACAGGGCCACTGCTCACCGTCGACGTCGGTGAGCGACGCGCAACTGAGACGGCGATTGACGACCTCCTCGCGGACACTGTCGGCGGGAGAGCCACGGCGACGGCGCTCGCACACGACCGAATTCCGTTCGACGCGGATCCCTTCGGACCCGAGAATCGGGCGTACCTCTCGACGGGGCCGCTCCAGCAGTCACAGATGTCCTTTACCGGGCGGATGAACATGACCGGCCTCTCGCCGCTGACCGATGGACTGGTCTCGACGAACGCCGGCGGCTACCTCTCGAGAAACTTCGTCGCAACTGGCTACAGCGTCCTCGAGGTCGTCGGCGAGAGCGACGAGTTACTCGCGATTCACGTCACGGACGAGGGCGTCGAGTTCGAAGAAGTGCCCGAACTCGAGGGAGCGACCGTCCCCGAAACGTCGGAGCACGTCGAGCAAGGACGCGACCTGGGTCCCGAGCACTGCATCGCCATCGGTCCAGCGGGCGAGAACCTCGTCCGCTTCGCGTCGGTGATGACCTTCGACTCGCGGGCGTTCGGCCGCGGCGGCTTGGGTGCCGTCCTCGGTTCGAAGAACGTCAAGTGCGTCACCTTCGACGGCGACGTCGAGAACCCACTCGAAATTCCGAACCCGCCGGAGATGGACGTCCATCGCGAGGCCGCCCAATCCGACGACCTGATGCGCAGACAGGGGACGACCGGGAACACGGAGTTCATCAACGAGAACTTCTCGCTGCCCACGAGATACTTCCGGGAGTACGAGTTCGAGGATGCAGCGGACATCGGCGGCAGCGCCGTCGAGGAGAAGAAGTACAAGAAAGGAGCCTGTTCGGCCTGCGCGTACGCCTGTAAACTCCCGACTCGAGACGAAGAACGCGGCGTCGAGACCGAAGGGCCGGAGTTCGAGACCGTCTACGCCTTCGGCTCCCAGCAGGGCGTCGGCGACATCGTCGAGGTCATGAAGGGCAACGAACTCTGTGACACCCTCGGCATGGACACCATCTCCGCGGGCGTGACGGTCGCGGCTTACCTCGACAGCGTTGACGAGTTCGGTAACGCCGACCTCGCCCAGGAAATCACCGAGAAAATCGCCCACAGAGACGGGATCGGCGACACGCTCGCGGAGGGTGTCGCCCGCGCTCACGAAGAACTGGGCGTCGAGAACTACACGGTCAAAGGCATGGAGTTCGCCGCCCACGACGGTCGCGTCCTCCACGGGCAGGGACTCTCCTATGCCGTCGCGAATCGGGGCGCAGACCACATGTACGCGAGCATGCTCAGTCCCGAGTACGCCGGCAAACTTGATCCCGAAGGAACGCTCGGCAAAGCGGAGACGCTCGTCGACCGCGAGAACCACAACGCCTTCCGCGATACGGGAATCGTCTGTGCCTTCGGCGACGACTACGTGACCGAAGAACGACTCGAGGAACTCTTCGACGCCGACTACGAGGACCTCATGTCCGTGGGTTCCCGGACGATCGAGCGCGAACGACACTTCAACAACCAGCGCGGATTCGACAACGACGACGACGGGGTCCCCTACGACCTGCCGGATCTCGAGGCGGCGATCGACGAGTACTACGAGGCGCGAGCGTGGTCGGACGACGGCACCGTTCCCGACGCGAGAATGGAGTCGGCGACCGACGCCCTCCCGTCCGACGACTAA
- a CDS encoding 2-oxoacid:ferredoxin oxidoreductase subunit beta produces the protein MSSDVRFTDFKSDKQPTWCPGCGDFGTMNGMMKGLAETGNDPDNTFVVAGIGCSGKIGTYMHSYALHGVHGRALPVGTGVKMARPDIEVMVAGGDGDGYSIGAGHFVHAVRRNVDMSYVVMDNRIYGLTKGQASPTSRSDFETSTTPEGPKQPPVNPLALALASGASFIAQSFASDALRHQEIIEEAIEHDGFGFVNVFSPCVTFNDVDTYDYFRDSLVDLQEEGHDPNDYEAAKEVILDSDKEYQGVMYQDDESVPYHEQHGVTEDMSEIPDGAPEDAMDLVREFY, from the coding sequence ATGAGCTCCGACGTACGATTCACCGACTTCAAATCCGACAAACAGCCCACGTGGTGTCCCGGTTGCGGCGACTTCGGGACGATGAACGGTATGATGAAAGGCCTCGCCGAGACCGGCAACGATCCGGACAACACGTTCGTGGTCGCCGGCATCGGCTGTTCCGGAAAGATCGGGACCTACATGCACAGCTACGCGCTGCACGGGGTTCACGGTCGCGCGCTGCCGGTCGGCACGGGCGTCAAGATGGCTCGACCCGACATCGAAGTGATGGTCGCCGGCGGTGACGGTGACGGCTACTCGATCGGTGCCGGCCACTTCGTCCACGCCGTCCGCCGGAACGTCGACATGTCCTACGTCGTCATGGACAACCGAATCTACGGTCTCACCAAGGGCCAAGCCTCGCCGACCTCGCGCTCGGACTTCGAGACCTCGACGACGCCAGAAGGACCGAAACAGCCGCCAGTCAACCCGCTCGCACTTGCACTGGCCTCGGGCGCGTCCTTTATCGCCCAGTCGTTCGCCTCCGACGCGCTTCGACACCAGGAGATCATCGAGGAAGCCATTGAACACGACGGTTTCGGCTTCGTCAACGTCTTCAGCCCGTGTGTCACGTTCAACGACGTCGACACCTACGACTACTTCCGCGACAGCTTAGTCGACCTGCAAGAAGAGGGTCACGATCCAAACGACTACGAGGCTGCCAAAGAGGTCATCCTCGACAGCGACAAGGAGTACCAAGGCGTGATGTACCAGGACGACGAGTCCGTTCCGTATCACGAACAACACGGCGTCACCGAGGACATGTCCGAAATCCCTGACGGCGCGCCGGAAGACGCGATGGACCTCGTCCGCGAGTTCTACTGA
- a CDS encoding HAD family hydrolase: MNYDAVLFDFDGVVVETPSSQRMYAALGRTYEKLGRSGPAAETFQELMQGDFEAIANRCRTLEIDTDVFCTQAARELIQTQLADVERGVRSVFDDVRVVRSLPIPLGVVSDNHPTVVTKLLDRFGLRSVFETVYGCPLTPDGLARRKPNPTNIETAMETLEADSAVYVGDRGVDVEAAANAGIDSVLLSRESDCPHPEDTFTVDPTYHCSSLTELPALLES; this comes from the coding sequence ATGAATTACGACGCGGTTCTGTTCGATTTCGATGGGGTCGTCGTCGAGACCCCCTCCTCACAACGCATGTACGCTGCGCTCGGACGAACCTACGAAAAACTCGGTCGGTCGGGGCCGGCCGCCGAGACGTTCCAGGAACTCATGCAGGGCGATTTCGAGGCGATCGCGAACCGGTGTCGGACCCTCGAGATCGACACCGACGTCTTCTGCACGCAGGCTGCTCGCGAGTTGATCCAGACGCAGTTAGCCGACGTCGAACGCGGCGTGCGCTCCGTCTTCGACGACGTCCGCGTCGTTCGCTCGCTCCCGATCCCCCTCGGCGTCGTCAGCGACAATCATCCGACCGTCGTGACGAAACTACTCGACCGATTCGGCCTCCGATCGGTCTTCGAAACCGTCTACGGCTGTCCGCTGACGCCGGATGGACTCGCTCGACGAAAACCCAACCCGACGAACATCGAGACCGCGATGGAGACGCTCGAGGCCGACTCGGCGGTGTACGTCGGCGACCGCGGAGTCGACGTGGAGGCGGCCGCTAACGCGGGCATCGACTCGGTGTTGCTCTCTCGAGAGAGCGACTGTCCCCACCCGGAGGACACCTTCACTGTCGACCCGACCTATCACTGCTCGTCGCTCACCGAATTGCCGGCGCTACTCGAGTCCTAA
- a CDS encoding 2-oxoacid:acceptor oxidoreductase subunit alpha, producing MAEDLNWAVGGEAGDGIDSTGKIFAQALSRAGRHVFTSKDFASRIRGGYTAYKIRTSVEDVQSVVDRLDILVALTQRTIDENLDELHDGSAVIYDGERSWEAEIPDEVEAVDVPLKSIAEDAGGAIMRNIVALGAACEITGFDVEYLDEALEKRFGGKGSKIVENNKEAARLGQEYVQEHYDLDHLGYNVETTDNDYVLLNGDEAIGMGAIAAGCRFYAGYPITPATNVMEYLTGRIEDYGGHVVQAEDELSAINMALGGARAGARSMTATSGPGIDLMTETFGLIATSETPLVIVDVMRSGPSTGMPTKQEQGDLNMTLYGGHGEIPRFVVAPTTIAECFWKTVEAFNYAEKYQTPVYVVSDLALAVTEQTFEPDVFDMDDVEIDRGKLVDDDEVDEWLDAQGRFRAHAVTDDGISPRAKPGTVDGAHMSTGLEHDELGRRTEEEDERVQQVDKRYRKVETAQNEEDWDYREFGDEDADNLVISWGSNEGALIEALDYLEDDGVDVRVISVPYIFPRPDLSDEIEAAEETIVVECNATGQFADVIEHDALTRVKRINKYTGVRFKADELAEQIVDQLSEEVPAQ from the coding sequence ATGGCTGAGGATCTCAACTGGGCGGTTGGAGGCGAGGCCGGGGACGGTATCGACTCCACGGGAAAAATCTTCGCTCAGGCACTTTCCCGAGCCGGACGGCACGTATTCACGTCGAAAGATTTCGCGTCGCGAATCCGCGGCGGCTACACAGCGTACAAGATTCGAACGTCGGTCGAAGACGTCCAAAGCGTCGTGGATCGACTGGACATTCTCGTCGCGTTGACACAGCGAACTATCGACGAAAATCTCGACGAACTACACGACGGTAGTGCCGTCATCTACGACGGCGAACGCTCGTGGGAAGCCGAGATCCCAGATGAAGTTGAAGCAGTCGACGTTCCACTTAAATCGATCGCAGAGGATGCTGGCGGTGCGATCATGCGCAATATCGTCGCCCTCGGTGCTGCGTGTGAAATCACCGGCTTCGACGTCGAATACCTCGACGAGGCCCTCGAGAAACGCTTCGGTGGCAAGGGCTCGAAGATCGTCGAGAACAACAAGGAAGCCGCACGCCTCGGTCAGGAGTACGTCCAGGAGCACTACGATTTGGACCACCTCGGCTACAACGTCGAGACGACGGACAACGACTACGTCCTGCTCAACGGTGACGAGGCGATCGGGATGGGTGCCATCGCTGCCGGCTGTCGCTTCTATGCAGGCTACCCGATCACGCCCGCGACGAACGTCATGGAGTACCTGACGGGACGGATCGAAGACTACGGCGGTCACGTCGTCCAGGCCGAAGACGAACTGTCGGCGATCAACATGGCGCTCGGTGGTGCCCGTGCCGGTGCCCGCTCGATGACTGCGACCTCCGGCCCCGGGATCGACCTGATGACCGAGACGTTCGGACTCATCGCGACGAGCGAGACGCCACTCGTCATCGTCGACGTCATGCGCTCTGGCCCCTCGACCGGGATGCCGACGAAACAAGAACAGGGCGACCTCAACATGACACTCTACGGTGGTCACGGCGAAATTCCGCGCTTCGTCGTCGCCCCGACGACGATTGCCGAGTGTTTCTGGAAGACCGTCGAGGCGTTCAACTACGCCGAGAAGTACCAGACGCCAGTGTACGTGGTCTCCGACCTCGCACTCGCCGTCACCGAACAAACCTTCGAGCCGGACGTGTTCGACATGGACGACGTCGAAATCGACCGCGGAAAACTCGTCGATGACGACGAAGTCGACGAGTGGCTCGACGCACAGGGACGCTTCCGCGCCCACGCCGTCACCGACGACGGCATCAGTCCGCGCGCGAAACCCGGCACGGTCGACGGCGCACACATGTCGACCGGCCTCGAGCACGACGAACTCGGTCGCCGGACGGAAGAGGAAGACGAGCGCGTCCAGCAAGTCGACAAACGCTACCGCAAAGTCGAAACTGCACAGAACGAAGAGGACTGGGATTACCGCGAATTCGGCGACGAGGACGCCGACAACCTCGTCATCTCGTGGGGGTCGAACGAAGGTGCACTTATCGAAGCGCTCGACTATCTCGAGGACGACGGCGTCGACGTGCGCGTCATTTCGGTTCCCTACATCTTCCCGCGGCCTGATCTCAGCGACGAGATCGAGGCTGCCGAGGAGACGATCGTCGTCGAGTGTAACGCGACCGGACAGTTCGCCGACGTGATCGAACACGACGCCCTTACCCGCGTCAAGCGCATCAACAAGTACACCGGCGTCCGCTTCAAGGCGGACGAACTCGCCGAACAGATTGTCGACCAACTCTCCGAGGAGGTACCAGCACAATGA
- a CDS encoding helix-turn-helix transcriptional regulator → MDTSTQEALETVEFLASSPVRLRICSVLADGPQEIQALKSRLEAPRSTLHRNLSALVERGILSRSPAANEYSLTATGEVIHGTFSKAVSTVERAHSLEPFLEYFPDSVSLTTETILTAEVVSAAVDAPFDPVSTVKSAVVAGETVRGFLPVINPTYVDGLRQGLEKDVRIEILAPPTAYERLASTHTETLERLEASPSVQLYESSAVPEYAVGFVDETVLLGAFDDHMRTHSVLQDRAGSALWEWAHERYERVKTTAHRLATGGRDDA, encoded by the coding sequence ATGGATACATCGACACAAGAAGCCCTCGAGACCGTCGAATTCCTCGCTTCGAGTCCCGTTCGATTGCGGATCTGTTCGGTGCTGGCCGATGGCCCTCAGGAGATCCAAGCGCTCAAATCTCGTCTCGAGGCGCCCCGGTCGACGCTTCATCGAAACCTTTCGGCACTCGTTGAGCGCGGGATACTGTCACGGTCGCCCGCGGCGAACGAGTACTCGCTGACAGCCACGGGCGAAGTCATTCACGGCACGTTTTCGAAAGCGGTTTCGACGGTCGAACGAGCCCATTCACTCGAGCCGTTCCTCGAATATTTCCCGGATTCGGTTTCGCTCACGACCGAGACCATACTGACAGCTGAAGTCGTATCCGCGGCCGTCGACGCCCCGTTCGATCCGGTTTCGACTGTCAAATCCGCGGTCGTAGCGGGCGAAACCGTTCGCGGATTTTTGCCCGTCATCAATCCGACGTACGTAGACGGACTTCGGCAGGGTCTCGAGAAGGACGTTCGTATCGAGATTCTCGCCCCGCCAACTGCCTACGAGCGATTGGCGAGCACCCACACCGAGACGCTCGAACGATTGGAGGCGTCTCCGTCGGTTCAACTCTACGAGTCGAGTGCCGTCCCGGAGTACGCGGTCGGATTCGTCGACGAGACGGTGTTACTCGGGGCCTTTGACGATCACATGAGAACTCACTCGGTGTTGCAAGATCGGGCGGGATCGGCGCTCTGGGAGTGGGCACACGAACGATACGAGCGTGTCAAGACGACCGCACACCGGCTGGCGACGGGCGGACGAGACGATGCGTGA
- a CDS encoding ferredoxin--NADP reductase, with the protein MAIDGTPVTVEAIRDVGNGTIALELEAPEEFEALPGQFVLLRAVPGEDDQTAADLEEDDVVMRHYTLSSPSVTETFEITVGIDPDGELSPWLADFEGGEIVHIEGPFGTITYDGDQDVVAVAGGPGVGPAVSIAEAAHESGHDATVIYQDDAPAHTDRLDALEDAGAAVTVLEDGESDGLADAIETHLEDGQLYAFGFESFVTFVSETIEDAGGDADDALIENFG; encoded by the coding sequence ATGGCAATCGACGGGACACCGGTGACGGTCGAAGCGATTCGCGACGTTGGGAACGGAACCATTGCACTCGAACTCGAGGCACCCGAGGAGTTCGAGGCGCTCCCCGGCCAGTTCGTCTTGCTCCGGGCCGTCCCCGGCGAAGACGATCAGACGGCAGCCGACCTCGAGGAAGACGACGTCGTCATGCGCCACTACACGCTCTCCTCGCCGTCGGTAACGGAGACGTTCGAAATCACGGTCGGAATCGACCCCGACGGCGAACTGTCGCCCTGGCTCGCCGACTTCGAGGGCGGCGAAATCGTCCACATCGAGGGTCCCTTCGGCACGATCACCTACGACGGAGACCAGGACGTCGTCGCCGTCGCGGGCGGCCCCGGCGTCGGCCCTGCCGTTTCCATCGCCGAAGCAGCCCACGAGTCGGGTCACGACGCGACCGTGATCTACCAGGACGACGCGCCGGCCCACACCGACCGACTGGACGCCCTCGAGGACGCGGGCGCGGCCGTTACCGTTCTCGAGGACGGCGAGAGCGACGGACTCGCCGACGCAATCGAGACTCACCTCGAGGACGGGCAACTCTACGCCTTTGGCTTCGAATCGTTCGTGACGTTCGTCTCGGAGACGATCGAAGACGCCGGCGGCGACGCTGACGACGCGCTGATCGAGAATTTCGGGTGA
- the mce gene encoding methylmalonyl-CoA epimerase: MHFEHAGIATEDAQELAELYSDLFGLAVAHEEEFDGMRVVFLECGDGYFELLEPFEDGTIAQYLEANGSGIHHLALATEDIEAALETAREHDVSLIDEEPRPGAWGHSVAFLHPKDTGGILLELVEH, translated from the coding sequence ATGCACTTCGAGCACGCCGGAATCGCGACCGAGGACGCACAGGAACTCGCGGAACTGTACTCGGACCTCTTCGGACTGGCGGTCGCACACGAAGAGGAGTTCGACGGCATGCGCGTCGTCTTCCTCGAGTGTGGCGACGGCTACTTCGAACTCCTCGAGCCGTTCGAAGACGGCACCATCGCGCAGTATCTCGAGGCGAATGGGTCTGGTATTCACCATCTCGCGCTCGCAACGGAGGACATCGAAGCCGCCCTCGAGACGGCGCGCGAACACGACGTTTCGCTGATCGACGAGGAACCGCGCCCCGGTGCGTGGGGCCACTCGGTCGCGTTCCTTCACCCGAAGGATACTGGCGGCATCCTCCTCGAGTTAGTCGAACACTGA
- a CDS encoding GNAT family N-acetyltransferase has product MYVRDAKNREEAWLLEHIETMGLDDTAFRSRDYVVAVDETSGETAGFGRIRVHKPEGDENSCELTSIGVPAGWRGQGIGAHVVERLVEYAGDQGFDTVYSLTSEGGYLAQFGFRRIEEDALPGPLQDRLEAKRETIDPGASSYAIDVDRFRMPDRLREAFKRAPAERETIANEESAEDFGIDPDSATYKYDTGD; this is encoded by the coding sequence ATGTACGTTCGGGACGCGAAAAACAGAGAGGAGGCCTGGCTACTCGAGCACATCGAGACGATGGGGCTCGACGATACGGCGTTTCGCTCACGCGATTACGTCGTCGCCGTCGACGAGACCTCCGGTGAAACGGCCGGATTCGGTCGCATTCGCGTTCACAAGCCCGAGGGCGACGAGAACAGCTGTGAGCTGACCAGCATCGGCGTCCCAGCTGGCTGGCGCGGACAGGGAATCGGTGCACACGTCGTCGAACGACTGGTCGAGTACGCCGGAGATCAGGGATTCGATACCGTCTACTCGCTCACGAGTGAGGGCGGCTACCTCGCGCAGTTTGGCTTCCGGCGGATCGAGGAAGACGCGCTGCCGGGTCCGCTCCAGGATCGACTCGAGGCCAAACGCGAGACGATCGATCCCGGCGCTTCGTCCTACGCGATCGACGTGGATCGCTTCCGGATGCCAGATCGACTTCGCGAGGCGTTCAAACGCGCGCCGGCGGAACGCGAGACGATCGCGAACGAGGAGTCGGCCGAGGATTTCGGGATCGATCCCGATTCGGCGACCTACAAGTACGACACCGGTGACTAA
- a CDS encoding phosphatase PAP2 family protein, whose protein sequence is MWFDPAVVEAVRDGIPHWLGVVMVVLSYFGSIYLIAPSIIGAYWANRDLVAPWLGGVIGCYGLMSITKSYYGSSRPIIGPPVNADALPGWFYPLYEHAAHISTTSFPSGHALAVTIVVGMLVVELPVSTIWKRAVAGLLAIGWVGFTRVGLAVHYPGDVVGGIAYALAFLVVFYAARRLVSQRLSIDETTVALAVGFVVALIAVVYVGSRNSHIAFGGGFGALLAWQFAPQIATRMRGTIWETVAPVVGLAIVLCTWYVAEMELGNEALLAALSALFMAAIVLVPWITPTQKLWSTAKRRGRALAE, encoded by the coding sequence ATGTGGTTTGATCCCGCTGTGGTCGAAGCTGTCCGTGACGGTATTCCTCACTGGTTGGGGGTCGTCATGGTCGTCCTCTCGTATTTCGGTAGCATCTACCTGATCGCCCCCTCGATCATCGGTGCCTACTGGGCCAATCGCGACCTCGTCGCGCCGTGGCTCGGCGGCGTGATCGGCTGTTACGGCCTGATGTCGATCACCAAATCGTACTACGGTTCGAGTCGGCCGATTATCGGACCGCCAGTTAATGCGGACGCGCTTCCCGGCTGGTTCTACCCGCTGTACGAACACGCCGCACACATCTCGACGACGAGTTTTCCCAGCGGACACGCGCTGGCAGTCACGATCGTCGTCGGCATGCTCGTCGTCGAACTCCCGGTGAGCACGATCTGGAAACGCGCCGTCGCCGGTCTCCTCGCAATCGGTTGGGTCGGATTCACTCGAGTCGGACTGGCGGTTCATTATCCGGGCGACGTCGTCGGTGGCATCGCCTACGCGCTCGCCTTCCTCGTCGTGTTTTATGCGGCCCGACGACTCGTGAGCCAGCGGCTGTCGATCGACGAGACGACGGTCGCCCTCGCGGTCGGTTTCGTCGTCGCCCTGATCGCCGTCGTCTACGTGGGGAGTCGAAACTCACACATCGCCTTCGGCGGCGGGTTCGGGGCGCTCCTCGCCTGGCAGTTTGCACCCCAGATCGCGACGCGAATGCGCGGGACCATCTGGGAGACGGTGGCCCCCGTCGTCGGCCTCGCCATCGTCCTGTGTACGTGGTACGTCGCCGAGATGGAACTGGGAAACGAGGCACTCCTCGCCGCACTCTCCGCACTGTTCATGGCCGCCATCGTTCTCGTCCCGTGGATCACACCAACACAGAAGCTGTGGTCGACGGCGAAGCGTCGCGGCCGAGCACTCGCCGAGTAA